A segment of the Trifolium pratense cultivar HEN17-A07 linkage group LG7, ARS_RC_1.1, whole genome shotgun sequence genome:
CTATCAAAATAGCTCTTAAACTTACTATCAAAATAACCCACAAAATCAAGCATCTTCCTCTTCATCAACCGATTGATCATCCAATTCATTATCATAATGAGGATGAGAACTCTGACGAGAATGACCACTACAGGAGGCCGTCTCCAAAGCCATCATGCGACTTTGGAATTCTTTAAACTTTATTTCCAATGATCTGGTTCTCGCAGTTGACGCAGCAGCCTCGGCTCTAGCAGCATCAGCATCTGCACGTGCTGAGCAACCTCAGCTCTAGCAGCCTCAGCATCTGCACGTGCTGCAGCAGCCTCAGCTCTAGCAGCTTCAATGATCTGGTTCTCTGCCCTATTGTGAGGTGCCTCTGCctcataaatcaattttttatacttaaGGTTTTTAGCCAAGTGTCTAGTACCATAACATCTTCCCCCGAGACTTACCCTTGGAAACATCTTTCCATATTTGAATTCTTTGCGATCCATCAACCTCTTGAATGTCACGAGTAGCACCACCATCAGTTTGTGTCACTTTGGCCAAATTTTCATGATATTCAGCCTGTAAATCAATATGAGACCAACATCAATAAcaatatgattttgtttttcacttatgtcaaaaaaatgttACTAGACACAAGTCCAATAATTTTAACAGACAAAAGGAGTTGCAGTGCAATAAACTTTCAATGTGGATTCTTGTAACCAgcacaaatatataataacaaactaAACTTTCTTCACTAGGCAAAGTTGGCAACATGAACTACTCTATGTCATAATGTCCTTTATCATAattaaatcaaagtctattaaacATATGATGCAACAAGACAAGTGTAACCAGCACAGATACATAATTTCTACTGTCCAAACAAAGACTAAGAACAAAATTGCAGCAGCTGTGCAAAATTCTGCCACATCCCAATAGCAGCAAgacttttcttaaaatatatagATAAATAGACTCCTCCAAACTTTAAAGATAATAAAGGTGGGAAAGTTTGTTCTATAACCTGCCTAATCGCTGCAGCAGCCACATCTGCCGGAGAAAAGTCTGGAAAAGTTTGTTCTATAACCAAGgctcttgttttattttctttttaaaataccATCCACGAAAGGCACATATATTGgtataaaatatatcaaaaaatcATTATCTTTTACAGTAGCTACCATAATTTCTCATAACCATAATCTCTACCAATATACTCATTAAAACCAAAGTCCAAAGAAAGTGAAGTGTCAACGGCATAAAATAATATACTCATTATAATCAAAGATAAAGTGAAGTGTCAAAGGCATATTGAGAATTTGTCACACTATTTAACTCAACTGAACTCTGCTTCTCAAAAGAGTAATGTCTTTTTTGTTTTACCAAAGACATTGTACCATATTTCAGCATGGTAAAAGAATAGAAGAAACATAACATTCTGAGTTTATATGAATGCCCTGCGAATACAAAATTATAAGATTAAACATTGAACATCATTATAATTGTTGCATCTCAAATCAATAATGTATAAAGATATACAAGAaggaaataaagaaaaaaggaaatGCCACAATCACATGGAAGCAAATATCATTTCAGATGCAACAGAAATACCTCTGTTACTTCCAATTGATGATAATGGAAAACAGAACACAAAGAAGCATTGAAGTAAGAAATCATGAGCATATAACCACCCACACTAAATCATGAGAATTCAAACGTTTGCCGCATTTTTGATGAAATGTGGTTTTAATTTGTTGCGCGTGGTGGGATACCCATGAAGCTAACAtcagaaataataaaataataatttgttacATAGGCTCAACAAAGTCATCAAATCACCACAAAATTATCAAATCAccacaaaattaattatgtctTACTCCAAATCTTTCAAACCAAAttgttttatctttttctaGGGTGATATCACTATAGCAAGTGATATTGTCTGAAAAAGTTGGTTCTATAACACGCCTAATCGCTGCAGCAGCCACATCGCTTGGAGTAAACCTAAGAACCCATTAAGCAATTCAAATGAAAAGTCAAATCATGCAATTCAAATGACACAAAACAGTTCCAACGGTCTACAAGAGTTCCAACACTACTTCAATTTGAATTAACATGGAATTTTAACTAAATTATGAGCAATCATAATAAAATTAGTGACTTAATTTAACATAAGTTTAATCATATGATCTTACCCAGTATAAATACGACGTATAATGAGCTTCCCACAAGCATCTTTATCATGGTTGTTCCCCTCCTCATTTTCTTATTGGTCCCCCTCCTCATCCTCTTGTTAGGCAAATCATTCAAACCCCAAATATAgatattatcaacaaaaataaaaaaaattatgccaaacaaaataaaatgatttactCCTTGAGAggcattttatcaaacagatACAAGACAATAAGGTGGGTAGAAAAATcagaacaaaattaatttgtaaCTCAAAGATTATTGTGTTGTCATCAGTTCATGTTCATCTCTTGTTTGACCCATAAAATGCGATATAGAAACAAGCTAAAGAGAAACAACATGCAATCAATCAATACATTGGAACGACAGAGAGATAAAGTTACTACATACCTTGGAAATGCAAAGAACGACAGAGACGTCCGGCGGAGGGGTTGTGGTTCTTCGACGGAGTAGGGTTTGAAGGAGAACATCCGAGAGATTGACGGATTGTGCTTCCAGATTAAACAGCGGCGGAGGAGAATAAACGGTGGCGGAGGAGATTGAACAGCGGAGGAGGATTGAACGGCGGCGTATTGTGCGATTAGGTGTTGGAATCGTCTCACTCATTTTGCTTTTCGTTTTAGCCAAATGTTATGTTTTTGGGAAAATATGTGTGTTAAGAAacaaatttgtgaaaaaaaattaagatataaaatttaaaatgttattaTAAGAGTGGGAATGAAAAAAATGtgggaaaatgaaaatttgtgaaaaatattGGGCACTTAAcaattagtttcttttttatatttaatttaattaaatatagagTCCGCCACAACAGATGCTAAGGCTatgcattttttcttttttccataGCGTCTCATAGTGTCCCAAAAGACAGACTCTATATTTgattattcaattaaaatttaaatttaaaataaaaacacagtAGCGTCTGTCATGCAGACTCAAATGAGACGCTAGTAGCGTCCGTGTCGGGGCGGACGCTAAATATTTTGAAGCTAAACAACAGTTTTGTTGTAGTGGGAGTATACATAAGAGTTATGGAAAATTAGAGGAAAGGACAATGATTAcaaataatatatagttttttttactgcaacaaataatatatagttagcacaataaaaacaaaacattaaaatatttagaaaaatatgTTAAAGACATGCAACCATTTTTTGTAGCGCTATAAAACTCGAAATAACACTGTTATAGAAATGCACGGTATCGAAGTTGTATATATtcctgaattttttttttttggaataacacTATTATGGAAGTGCACCGTCCCGAAGTTGTATATATTCCtgcaaaaaacaaacaaaacattagtCAATTATGCTTTAGGATGAAATTACAAATTAAGTGAGAAAAcatgcaaaaagaaaaaaacttagaAGGAATATCAGAATGATGTGAGGAATGTTGTGAGTTGTAATATTTATAGCAAAAAATACCATCAATCTTATCaaatatttctaaaattaaCTAATGAGAATTAATTACAATTCTTTTGGACTTGATaatgtaactttttttgtttgacgtgatttttttttattccaatatattttatttcttattatgATAATGATGCTTTTATAATACATTTATGAAGAATTTTAATAGTTTGTTGaccaatatttttaaatatgtcTATATATGGAGATGTAATAaagtctattttttatttatttataatcatttgcatgattttccttttttaagAATCCCCTTTGCATTGCATTCAGTCAAAGAGAGAATCcctttttcatgattttttgtttttggtcatGACCCTTTTCATGACTTCTATTTCTTATTTCTTATAATTCTttaattagatttttataaatcattcaaattagacttttttattaatatttttgaaatgtgaaagatttaaaaaataatttttttttactaatttttttgaaaatataaatgttatacttgattatatattaattatatattcaaaaataaaacattaccTCCCATAAAAACTATTATAAGTGCTTATTATATTACctcctataaaaataaaacattaccTCAATaacaattcataaaaaaatttctttacattattttttattttgcttattttttaatatatagaataatacaatatttttaaattaaattataatacgaattttttaaaatagtaaatattaattttattacgAAATTTAAACGTTTCATattctaaaatattttaaaatagtaatcaaaatcaaaataattttaaaaatagatcattttttaaaaaaatgttgaggCTAAAAAGTACAATCAAAATAGatcattttacaaaatctattatttattagtttgggagtttctctctccattaaataaaatcactaaattattttgaagtaaaaAGATGAAAATCATTAAAGAATGACTAAGAGAAAGTATAATAATGACACGTCAGATAGAGAAGCATTGGAGAATGCCACGCATGCGTAGGATGAATGTGATATTGCCACGTTAGAAAATTGCATGgagagagaaactctcaaactaataaataatagatatgcctatctataaatagagctacaagaaaaataaatttttacgtCAAATCttttaaactaataaactaatcttaaatattctaaacacATGCATCTTTAAAATTctaaacagaaatataaatataaactataATTAAATCTAAATTCTTCAAAGATATTTAAGCATTATTCTCAACAATTTGATTCTTCATTTTGAACGCATTTAAATAAGCATGatctaggaagcaccgacactcctcaTATTATGCGTGTccgtgtcggacacgtgtctgtgtccgtgttcgacactgacacttatgattacactaaattatgtcattttttcaaaaacaattatcggtgtcgacgtgttagtgtctgtgtcgtgtccggtgtccatgtccgtgcttcatagagcATGATAGCTCAAAATATTTGCATGATATTTGATCCTTGCactacttgtgcacccccccccccccccaacaTTCCAATTTACCCCTTCGCTACTTAGGACGTGAGTGTGTAAATAGAAAAAAGTGGAGAAAAAAGAGTTCGCATTTTAGAAGGCAAACTACGAACTGGGTCAGTTCGCATCCTAGGATGTAAACcttataaaaaatcaattttttttgtcccctTCACCCTTCTCTCATCTCCCATGAAACAATTTTGAATGAAACATAGTTCGCAAGTTAAAGTAACAATTGTAGCCTTATCAGCTCTTGTTATTTTGATACATGTCTATTGTAAGTATAAATGTAAACTTGGTCATATCAAATAAAACAATTCATTATAACTATCTTTACGGTGTGTGTGATTGGTCGATAATGTTACTGCAGTGGcaaattaaattatgatatcagatattagccacatttttataatgttcaTTAGTTAAAGTGCAAACTGGGTTCGCACTCTAAATAGCGAACTGTATTTCAGTTTGCACCCTATTTTGcgagtgacaattttatttgacTCAAACCTAATGTTTGTGCTCcatgaatgaaaatattatcaaatatgTTAAATAAGATATTCACTCGCAAAATAGGGTCCGAACAGTGCTCGCATTCTAGAATGCAAGGAGATTATTTTGGTGATTTCAGGGGGCGCAAAAAGTAAATCTCTAAATAAATTCCTTAATTTCACCACCTTTGGGAGAACCGGTATTGGGTTATAAACTTGATTGGTAAATTGGACTTATCAAATATGTTTGGCCCAATTAACTATCTCTTACTTTGTGAAATTCTTTACCCACTCCTATAGTTCTGTTGCGCCTccaaaatgattatttttgcaAAATATTTCCCTTTcaagttttaaaatttagataacaaaaaatcaattttacacatCTAGATTTTAGAATTTAAATtcccttatat
Coding sequences within it:
- the LOC123899610 gene encoding uncharacterized protein LOC123899610, with the translated sequence MSETIPTPNRTIRRRSILLRCSISSATVYSPPPLFNLEAQSVNLSDVLLQTLLRRRTTTPPPDVSVVLCISKRMRRGTNKKMRRGTTMIKMLVGSSLYVVFILGHSYKLRMLCFFYSFTMLKYGTMSLVKQKRHYSFEKQSSAEYHENLAKVTQTDGGATRDIQEVDGSQRIQIWKDVSKGKSRGKMLWY